The genomic DNA GACTATAACGCGCGTTTCGGGGCAACGGTCATGCTGACCAGCCACTACATGGCAGACGTGACGGCCCTCGCGCAGCGCATTCTGGTGATCGACCGGGGCGAACTGGTGTTCGACGGTGACCTGGGCGCGCTGGCCGAGCAGGGGAGCGGCGGGAAGACCATCCGCGTGCAGTTGCGGCAGCCCGCGTCGCCGGAGGCGCTGGCCGCCTACGGCCAGGTGGTGTCCGCCGGTGGCCTGAGCGCCGAGCTGACCGTGCCGCGCGCCGAGGTGAGCGCCCGCGCCGCGCGGCTGCTGGCCGATTTCGACGTGGCCGACCTGACGGTGGAGGACCCGCCCATCGAGGCGGTGATGGCGGAACTCTTCGGCGGCCAGCGTGCGCCGGCCGCGCCGAAAGTGGAGGTGGGGGTGTGACCACCCGCCTGCAAGCCACCGGCCGCAAGGTGCGCGTGCTGTTCTCCACGCAGTTCGCGCTGATGACCGAGTACCGCGCCGAGGTGGTGATCTGGATGCTCTCGGGCACGCTGTCGCTGGTGATGATGCTGGTGTGGATGGCCCAGGCGGCGGCGGCGCCGGGCGGCATGGTGCGCGGGTACACCCCGGCGGATTTCGCCACGTACTTCCTGTCCACGTGGTTCGTGTCGCAACTGCTGGTGGTGTGGGTGTCGCACGAACTGGACTACGAGATCAGGCAGGGCGTGCTGTCGCCCAAGCTGCTGCGGCCGCTCGATCCGTTCTGGCAGCACCTGCTGGGGCACGTCTCGGAGCGCTTCGTGCGGCTCATTCCCATGCTGCTGCTCGCCGCGCTGTTCACGTGGCTGTCCGGGGCGCGGTTCACGACCGCGTGGTGGGCGTACCCGGCGGTGCTGGCACTGGTCGTCCTGGGCTTCGGCGTGCGCTTCCTGTGGGAATACACCCTCGGGCTGCTCGCGTTCTGGACGGACTCCAGCACGTCCTTCCAGGAGATCGTGTGGCTGGTGTACGCCGCGCTGGGCGGGATGTTCGCGCCGCTGGCCTTCTACCCGGAGTGGGTGCAGCGCGTCGCCGTGTGGACGCCCTTTCCGTACATGCTGGGCCTGCCGTCGCAGCTGCTGGCGGGCAAGGCCACGCTGGCGCAGGCGGGGCAGGGCGCCGCAGTGCTGCTCGGGTGGCTCGTGGTGTTCTGGGTGGTGCGGCAGGCCGTGTGGCGCGCGGGCCTGCGCCGCTACGGCGCGGTGGGCGCGTGAGGCGCTACCTGCGGCTGGTGCGGATCTTCACCGGGGCGACGGTCGCGGCGCAGCTGGAGTACCGCGCGAACTTCGTGGGGGCGGTGCTGGCCAGCCTGGGGCAGGTGGGCGTGGCGCTGCTGGGCATCGGGGTGCTGTTCGGGCAGCCGGGCACCACCAGCGTGGGCGGGTGGTCGTTCCGCGAGGCGCTGCTCGTGACGGGCTTCTACATGCTCACCGAGGGCTTCATCGCCGTGTTCGTGCAGCCGAACATGAGCAGGATCGCGGAGGCGGTGCGGACCGGCGCGATGGACTTCACGCTGCTCAAGCCCATCGACGCGCAGTTCGGCGTCAGCACCCGCCACCTGAACGTTCTGCGGGTGCCGGACATGGTGATCGGCGTGGGCCTGATCGTGTCCGCGGCGTCGGCGCTGACCGTCACGCCCGGCAGCGCCCTGGCCGCCGCACTGCTGTACGCCTCGGCGCTGGTGATCGTGTACTGCATCTGGCTGGGCCTGAGCACCACCGCGTTCTGGTTCGTGAAGACACAGAACGTCACGGAGCTGTTCAGCGGCGTGTTCGGCGCGGCCCGCTTTCCGGCGACCGCGTTCCCGGTGCCGGTGCGCTTCCTGCTGACCTTCGTGGTGCCGGTCGCGTTCGTGACCACCGTGCCCGCGCAGGCCCTCACCGGGCAGCTGGGCGTGACCCTGGCGCTGACGTCGCCGCTGGTGGCGGCCGCGCTGCTGCTCGTCACGCGGCTGTTCTGGCGGTACGCGGTCGCCAGCTACACCAGCGCGAGCAGCTAGCGTGGAGGTCAATTGGGCCGCGCTCGGCCTGCCCTCGCCCCGCGCGCTGCGCCTGAGCCCGGACGCCCGGTCGCGGCTGGCACACCTGACGGAACTGCGCGACATCGGCAGCCCGGCCGACGCGACCCGCGCGGCCGCCGAGTTCGCATCCGAGCCGCACTTCGCCCGTGACCTGCTCACGGCGCGGCCGTGGCTGCCCCAGGACACTCCCCGCCGCGACGCGCTGGGCATGGTGCTGGGCAGCGAGTGGACGGGCTTCCTGGCGCTGCTGGGCGAGTACGGCCCGTGGGTCTACACCGGCACGGTGCGTGACCTGCAGGTGCTGGGCGACCACTACGGCGCGCTGGTCACGGCCGCCCGCAGCGCCCCGGAATCGGCCGTGTTCCACGCAGCGGGGCAGCGGCCCGGATCGCTCCTGACCCGGCTGGAGGCGACCGACTACCGCCGCCCGGGCGGCGGACCAGCCCCCGACCTGGCCGCGCTGGAGGCGGCGTTCTGGGCGGAGGCGCACGTTCAGGCGGCCGCCCGCCATGCCGCGCGCCGCCGCTGACCCGGTTCCGGTGCCTGTGGGCTTGGTGAAGTCTGCGCCCCCTGGCAGCCGCGGAACGCCCCGCCTAGAGTCGGCGCATGAGTGAACCCACCCCCCTGCTGTTCCAGCCGCTGAGACTCGCGGGCGTGACCCTGCCCAACCGCGTGGTCGTGTCGCCCATGTGCATGTACTCCGCGCAGGGCGGCTACGCCAACGACTTCCACCTCGTGCACCTGGGCCAGTTCGCACTCTCCGGCGCGGGCCTGGTCTTCACCGAGGCGACCGCCGTGTCTCCCGAGGGCCGTATCAGCCCCGAGGACCTGGGCTTGTGGGACGACCAGCAGATCGCGCCGCTGGGGCGCATCACGGACTTCATCCACGCGCAGGGCGGCCGGGTGGGCATCCAGCTCGCGCACGCCGGGCGCAAGGCCAGCACCTACGCGCCGTGGCGTGGGCGCGGCGCCGTGCCCACGGAGCGCGGCGGGTGGGAGGTGATCGGCCCGGACGGCGCGGCCTTCGATCCCACTTACCCCACGCCCGTCGCCATGACCGCCGAGGACATCGCGCGCGTGACGGCCGACTTCGTGGCCGCCACCCGCCGCGCCGAGATCGCGGGCTTCGACACGGTCGAGGTGCACGCCGCGCACGGGTACCTGCTGCACGAGTTCCTGTCGCCGCTATCGAACAGCCGTACGGACGCGTACGGCGGGAGCTTCGAGAACCGCACCCGCTTCCTGCTGGAGGTCGTGCGCGCGGTGCGGGCGGTGTGGCCCACGCACAAGCCGCTGTTCGTCCGCGTGAGCGCCACCGACTGGGCCGACGGGGGGTGGGACGCCGACCAGACCACGCAGCTCGCGGGCCAGCTGCTGAACGAGGGTGTGGCCGTGCTCGACGTCAGTTCGGGCGGCCTGACCACCGCGCAGCAGATCACCGCCGGGCCGGGCTACCAGGTGCCCTTCGCCGCGCAGGTCAAGGCGGCGCACCCGGACCTGCACGTCATGGCCGTCGGCATGATCGACCGGCCCGAACAGGCCGAGTCGATCCTCCAGAACCGCGACGCCGACCTGATCGCCATCGCCCGCGCGTTCCTGGGCGATCCGCACTGGACGCAGGCTGCCGCACTCGCCCTGGGCGTGAAACCCGAGGTCGCTGCCCAGTACGCCCGGAGTACCCGGTCGACGTGACCGCATGGAGCGCGGCCGGCCGCCTCAGTCGTAGTCGGGCAACTCGTCGGTGAACTGACCGTCGAGCAGGTGCAGCACGCGGTCGGCGTGGCGGGCGAGGCGCTCGTCGTGCGTGACGAGCAGCACGCCCGCGCCCGTCTCCCGCGCCAGGTCCACCAGCAAGCCCGCCACCCGCTGGGCGTTGGCGCGGTCGAGGCTGCCGGTGGGTTCGTCGGCCAGCACAGCGGCCGGGCGGGCGGCCAGCGCGCGGGCCACCGCGACCCGCTGGCGTTCCCCGCCGCTCAGGACGCCGGGCAGGGCCGATTCCCGACCGGCCAGGCCCACGCGGGCGAGCAGGCTGCGGGCGTGCTCGGCGTCGGGGTGGCCGGCCAGGCGCCCCGGGATCAGGACGTTGTCGAGCACGTTCAGGTCGTCGAGCAGGTAGTGGTGCTGGAAGACCAGGCCGAGCCGGCCGGCGCGCCTCCGGGCCCGGGTCTGGGTGTCCAGCGTGTCGGCGCGCTCCCCGGCCCACCACACCTCGCCGCGCTGCGGGGTGTCCAGGCCGCCCAGCAGGTGCAGCAGGGTGCTCTTGCCGCTGCCCGAGGGACCGGTCACGGCCACCACCTCGCCGGGGTGGAGGTCCAGGGACACGCCGCGCAGGACGGTCAGGTCACCGTAGGCCTGCGCCAGGTGCCGGGCGCTCAGGGCGGGGGCGGGCGGAGTCACGCGGCGCATGTTAGCCCGTGCGCGGGGGGCAGCCGTCCAGTCGAGGTTCGGTCCGGGTGCTCGCGGCACGGTAGGATGCGCGGTGATGTCTCGGCTGGAAACCCTGAAACGCAACCCCCTGCTGCGGGACGTGCCCGACGCGGCACTGACCGAACTGGCCGGGATCGTCACGGAACGCCACCTGTCGTCGGGCGAGGTGCTGATCTCGCAGGACGACCGGGGCGAGGCGCTGCACCTGCTGACCGAGGGCGTCGTGCGGATCAGCCGCGTGAGCCTGGGCAGCCGCGAGCGCGTGATGGGCGACGTGTACGCGCCGGGCGTGCTGGGCGAGACGGCGGTGCTGTCGCTGTCCAGCGAACGCAGCGCGACCGTCACGGCCCTCACGCCGGTCACCACGCTGATGCTGTACCGCGACCATTTCGAGCAGCTGCTGCGCCGGTATCCCCGCATGCTGTGGAACCTCAGCCGCCTGCTGGCCGAACGCGTCACGTTCCTGAACGACGAGCTGATCGCCTTCGGCATGAACACCGAGGCGGCCCTGAGCCACGTGTTCACGAACCTGTACCGCCAGCGCGTGCAGGCCGGCGTGCCGCGCCCGGAGGTGCTGCCTCTGAGCACGCAGGACATCATGCTGCGCATCTCGTCCAGCCGCGAGACGGTGTCGCGCGTGATGCGCAAGCTGGAAAAGCAGAACCTGGTGCGGATGGGCGCGCACGGCGTCACGCTGCTCGATCCGGACGGCCTGGATCGCATCCCGCTGGACCTGCCGGACGCCGGCGAGTAACGGGCCGGAGCGGTATCCTCTCGGGGATGCGTACCGTCCGGATTCAGCACGCGGGGCGAGCCCAGTGGGGCCAGCTCGACGACCACACCGTCCACCTCACCACCGGCATGACCGGCGAGCGCACTGGCCAGAGCGTGCCGCTCGACCCGGCCGCGCTGCTGGCCCCCGCCGAGCCGACCAAGATCGTGTGCGTGGGCCGCAACTACCTCGACCACATCCGCGAACTCGGCAATGACACCGGTGACCTGCCCAAGGAGCCCGGCATCTTCCTGAAGGGTCCCAACGCGCTGGCCGAGCCCGGCGGCGCTGTGGACCGCCCCGAGTGGTCCCAGAACTTCCATTTCGAGGGCGAACTGGCCCTGGTGATCGGCACCCGCGCGTCGCAGCTGACGCCGGACACCGCCCTGGCGCACGTGGCGGGCTACACCTGCGGGCTCGACCTGACCGCCCGCGACCTGCAGAAGACCGACCTGCAGTGGTTCCGCGCCAAGGCCGCCGACCGCTTCTGCCCCCTGGGGCCGTGGCTGGAGACCGAGTTCGATCCGGCCGACGTGCGAGTGACCACCCGCGTGAACGGCGAGGTCAAGCAGGACAGCCGCACCAGCCACATGATCTTCGACGTGCCCGCGATCCTGACATACGTGACCCGGTTCGTCACGCTGGAGCCCGGCGACGTGGTGCTGACCGGCACGCCCGAGGGCGTCGGGCCGCTGCAGAGCGGGGACACCGTGGAGGTCGAGGTCGAGGGCATCGGCGTCCTGACCACGCCGATCGGCTGAGGCCGTGGACACCGGCGAGCACGCCGCCTTCACGGCGGCCCTGGGCGCGGCGCTGGCCGCGCGGACAGAGGTGCTGGGCCTGATCCTGCTGGGCAGCACGGCCGGCACGCACCATGCCCCGGACGCGCACAGCGACCACGACTTCTTCGTGATCGTGACGCCGGACGCGGCCGACTCCTACCGCGCGTCGCCGGAGTGGCTGCCGCCGCGCGCCGCTTCCGTGGTGCACCACCACCGGGACACCACGCACGGCGCCCGCGTGATCTATGCCGACGGCCACCTGCTGGAGTACGCCGTGTTCACGCCGGACGAACTCGCCGTGAGCCGCAACCATCACGCCCGCGTGGCCTTCGACCGTGTAGGCGACCTGCCGCGGCGCCTGGCCGCGACCCTGCCGGACCGGGAACCTCCCCCGGCCCCGGACGTCGCCGGCGTGCTCTCCGATCTGATGCTGCACCTGCTGGTCGGCGTGGGCCGGCACGCGCGCGGAGAACGGCTCGCCGCGCACCAGATGGTCCGGGTGTACGCGGTGCAGGATCACCTGACCCTGCTGCGGACGCTGGAGCCACCGGCCGCGCCCGACCTGCTGGACGTCCATAACGTGTGGCGGCGGGTCGAGCGCACGCATCCGGCGCACGCCGAGGCGCTGGAGGCCGCCCTGGCGCTGCCGCTGCCGGCGGGCGCGGCGTGGCTCCTGAACCTCGCCGAGGCGTGGTGGTCCTCGCACGGGGCGTGGTCCCCCGATGTGGCGAGGGCCGTCCGGGCACGCATCGAGGCGGCGGGACGGCCCTGAGCGGCCGGCCTATTTCAGCAGGGCGCGACCGATCACCACACGCTGGATCTCGTTGGTGCCCTCATAGATCATGTTCAGCTTGGCGTCGCGCAGCAGCTTCTCGACCGGGTACTCGCCCACGTAGCCGTAGCCGCCGTGCACCTGGATCGCCTCGTTCGCGGCTGCCACGGCCACCTCCGAGCAGTACGCCTTGGCGATCGCGCTCTCGTAGCCGTGCGGCTGATCCTGGTCCACCAGCCACGCGGCCTTCTGGTACATCAGGCGGCCGGTCTCCAGGCCCATGGCCATCTCGGCCAGCTTGAACTGGATGGCCTGGAAGTCCGCGATGGGTTTCCCGAAGGCTTCGCGTGCCCGCGCGTACTTCACGCTCTCGTCCAGCGCCCGCCGCGTGATGCCCACCGATCCCGCCGCCACCGGAATACGGGTCTTGTCGAGGGTCTTCATGGCGATCTTGAAGCCGTCTCCCAGGCCGCCGAGCTGGTTCTCCCTGGGCACCCGGACGTTCTCGAACACGAGTTCGCTGGTCAGGCTGGCGCGCTGGCCCATCTTGTGCTTGATCTTGTTGTAGGACAAGCCCGGCGCGTCCTTGGGCACGACCAGCGCAACGGTGGCCCGGTGGCCGCCCTGCCGGTCCGTGGTGGCGAACACGACCGTGAGTTCCGCCACGCCGCCGTTGCTGATCCACATCTTCGTGCCGTTGATGACCCACTCGTCGCCGTCGAGCACGGCGGTGGTGTGCATCGCGGCGGCGTCCGAGCCGTTGTTCGGTTCGCTCAGCGCGAAGGCCGCGAGGCTGGGCTTCTCGGTCAGCGGCGTCAGGAAGCGCCGCTGCTGCTCCTCGGTCGCGCCGACCAGCAGCGGCGTGATGCCCAGCTCCGAGGCCATCAGGATCGTGAAGATGCCCATGCACCCGTACGCCAGTTCCTCACCGATCAGGCACTCGTCCAGCATGCCTAGGCCCAGGCCGCCCGCGTGTTCCGGGATGCCGACGTTCAGCAGGCCGACCTCGAAGGCCTTCTCGACGACGTGCCACGGCAGTTCCTCTCTCTGGTCGTACTCGCTGGCGACCGGGATGATCTCCTTGCGGGTGAAGTCGCGGGCCAGCTGTTGCAGCTGGCGTTGCTCGTCGGACAGGCTGAACTCCATGGGCACGCTCCTTGGGGGCACGGGTCGGGCGACCGCACACGCTGTTTTGAACCGAGTATAAACCCAGGCCCGGCCCACACCCCGCCACGCGCCGCGTTACAGGCTCAACTGCACGATCAGCCGCTCCAGCGTCACGGCCGGGTCCAGGCCGCGTTTCATCGCCAGGTCCGCGTCCAGGATGCGGCCCAGGTGCGCGCGGATTTTAGGCTCGTTCAGCTTGCGGGCCACCTCCAGCGCCTTCTTCGCCGGGTAGGGCTTGACGCCCAGGCGCTGCGCGGCCACCGCCTCGTTCACGCGGCCCTCCTGCGCGCTCAGGGCCACGCAGCGCGCCACCAGCGAGTACTGCCACACCACCGCGCCCAGCAGCCGGAAGGGGTCCTCGCCGGCGGCCAGCAGGCGGCGCAGCTGCGTCACGGCCTCTCCGGGGCGCCCGGCAGTCGCGGCCCCCAGCATCGCGAAACTGTCGCCCGGCGGTTCGCGGCCCACCACACCCGCCACGCGCTCCCGGTCCAGCGGGCCGTCCAGCAGGTCCAGCTTGGTCAGCTCTCCCGCGATGCCCGCCAGGTCCAGGCCGAACACCTCCGCCAGGTAGACCGCGGCGTCCCGGCCCAGCGGGAGCTTCATGGCCTTGGCGCGCGCCACGACCCATCCCGTCACGTCGCCGGGGCGGACCGGGCCGGGCGTGGGGATCACCTCGCCGCGCGCCTCGTACACCTTCGCGCGGGTGGCGGCGGGGGTCTCGTCCAGCACCGCGACCGTCACAGGCGCGGCGGCCAGCAGCTCCAGCAGCGCCTTGTCCGGCTTGGCGCCCGCGAGGTCCACGATCACCCCGCCGTCCCCGAACAGCCCCGGCGAGAGGTGTGGGCCCAGCTCCTGCGCCGTGACCTCCTCGCCCGCGAGCCACGGCAGGTCGCGTACGTTCATGCCGCGCGCGGCCAGCGCCGCGCGCAGCGTCTCCTCGGCCAGGAACCGCGGGCCGGTGAAGGCGATCAGGGGCACGGCGGCGCGTGCTCGCCGGAGGGACCGATCTCGGTGTACCCGAGCCGCCGCCGGGCCTGGCAGACCTCCAGCCGCAGCGCCTCGGCGCTGACCGGCCGCTCGGCGGGCGCGCGCGACAGGGCGCTTTGCAGCAGAGGGTGCAGGTCCGCCGGGCCGGGCAGCGGGGCCAGGCGGTCGTGCAGGCCGGCCAGCCAGCCCAGCGCGTCCTCGAAGGGCGGGTGGCCGGACAGGCAGTCGAACAGCAGCACGCCCACCGAGTACACGTCGCTGCGCGGATCGCCGCGGACGCCGCGGAACTGCTCGGGCGCCATGAAGTGGGGCGTGCCCATGCGCGTGCCGCTGTGGATGTCCAGCGGCAGCGCCCGCGAGTGGCTCATGCCGAAATCGATCAGCCGCACGTTCCAGAAGCGAGGCTCGCCGCCGGTTAGCAGGATGTTCTCGGGCTTGATGTCGTGGTGAGTGACGCCCTGCTCGTGCAGGTACGTCACCGCGTGCAGGATGCCCAGCACCACCTCGGTGGCCTGCTCCGCCGGCAGCGGCCCGAGTTCCAGCCGGTCGCGCAGGGTGCCGCCCGCCACGAACGGAAAGATCAGCCGCCGGTCCGACGCCGCCAGCGGAGACACGATCAGCGGGTGGTCCAGCGACGCCGCGACGCGCCCCTCGTGCTGAAAGCGCAGCGTGGCGTCCGGGTCGTCGATCGTCAGGGTCTTGACGAACACGCGCCGGCTCTGCCACTCGGCCGCGGCGCACAACACGCCCGCGTGCTCGCCGAGCGGCTCCAGGGCACCGAGGGCCGGGTTGTCGCTTAGCTCCTGCACGGTCTCACAGCGCCAGTTCTTTCATGCTTCAGTCTCTCATGGAATGCCTGCGGCGTCACGGCCGAACACGGCGCCGCAGGGCCAGGACGCCGCCCCGGCCCTGCGCTGCGGCGGGCCATCAGTTCAGGTGAACCGAGTTGGTGAGCGTGCGGACGACCGCCTCGTTCCGGGAATAGTCCTTGAGGTTCCCGGCGATGGTCAGCACCAGCATCCGTCCCCCCAGGCTGGTGACCAGCAGCTCGCGGCGCAGGTCGTCGCCCTGGGCAGCGCTGGGCGGCGTGGTGAACACGAACTGCGCCCACGGCGCGCCGCCCACCTGCAGCAGGGTGGCCTTGAGGGTCTTGACGTTCGGCACCTGCGCCCGGATCACGGCGGGGAACTGCGCGACCAGCTTCTCGACCTCGTTCACCGCGAGCTTGCTGGCCCGCCACTCGAAGGCCACGCTCACCTTGCGGTCCTCGGTCATGAACACCGCGTCCGGGCGACCCGTCGCGGCGGGAAAGGCCGTGCGGATGCCCTCGCTGCTCAGGGTCAGGAGCTTGGCGTTCGGTTCGACGGACAGCGGCAGATTGGCGAGCTTCACGGGGACGGCACCCGCAGTTCCCAGCAGGGCAGCGCTCAGCAGCGGCAGGGTCAGGAAGGAGCGGATCATGTCGTCGTCAACCCTAACGGCCCGTCCCACGCTGCTCATGAGGCAGAGATGAGGAACGTGCGGGCGCCGTCATGCGTCCGTCAGCCGTCGACCAGCAGCGTGGGCAGGTCGCCGGCCCCGGTCACGTCCGGGCTGTCCAGCTCCGCCGCCGCCGTCAGCCAGCGGCCGTGCCGGGCGAGCACCACGCTCAGATCCTGCAGGCGCACCACCAGCAGGTCCTGCAGGTACTGCGCGGCGAAGCCCGGCAGCACGGCGGCCAGCCGGCCCTGGAAGTCCTGGCGCAGTGTCAGCGCGCGGCCACCCACCAGCAGCGTGAGCGGCTCGTCCAGCAGCTGCACGCTCACCAGGCGGCCGTCCAGCGGCACGTCCAGTTGCGTGGTGCTGACCGGCACCGGCAGCGGCTCGGGCCGGTGCATCGCGGCGTGCAGCGACTCGGTCAGCCGCACTCCGCGCTCTGCGCTCAGCCCCAGCGCCCGGCCGGCATCCTGCACGTGCCGCGTCACCTCCTCCGGAGACAGCGCCGCCAGCCGCGCCAGCAGCGTGGTTACGCCCCGGCGCGCGAACGTCAGCAGTGCCGGCTGGGTCGCCACCTTGTAGCGCTCGGCGCTGCGCGGCCCCAGCGCCTGCGGATCGACCCGGCCGTCGCGCAGCAGTTGCGCCGTCGCCCGCGCCAGTCGCAAGAAGGCGTATTCCCCGGACGGTTCGAGCAGCAGCGCCACCGTCCGGCCCACCGCGGCGCGGCGTCCCAGCTCCTCTTCCGGCTTGACCTCGGCCCGCAGCAGCGCGTACTGCCCGCTGACGAACACCTTGAAGGTCCCCTGCGGCGTGTCCAGCCGCACGCGGCGTCCGGCCGGCGGGTCCAGCGGCCGCAGCAGCGCCACGTGCGAGCCGGCCAGCAGCTGCCACTGCGGCGCGATGAACTGCCAGCGCCAGTCCACGCCCCGCCAGCGCGCCGCCTGCCCACCCGGCAGGTACACCACCAGTTCGTCCGCCGCGTCGTCTGCCACGCCCAGCGCG from Deinococcus metalli includes the following:
- a CDS encoding ABC transporter permease, which encodes MTEYRAEVVIWMLSGTLSLVMMLVWMAQAAAAPGGMVRGYTPADFATYFLSTWFVSQLLVVWVSHELDYEIRQGVLSPKLLRPLDPFWQHLLGHVSERFVRLIPMLLLAALFTWLSGARFTTAWWAYPAVLALVVLGFGVRFLWEYTLGLLAFWTDSSTSFQEIVWLVYAALGGMFAPLAFYPEWVQRVAVWTPFPYMLGLPSQLLAGKATLAQAGQGAAVLLGWLVVFWVVRQAVWRAGLRRYGAVGA
- a CDS encoding ABC transporter permease; this translates as MRRYLRLVRIFTGATVAAQLEYRANFVGAVLASLGQVGVALLGIGVLFGQPGTTSVGGWSFREALLVTGFYMLTEGFIAVFVQPNMSRIAEAVRTGAMDFTLLKPIDAQFGVSTRHLNVLRVPDMVIGVGLIVSAASALTVTPGSALAAALLYASALVIVYCIWLGLSTTAFWFVKTQNVTELFSGVFGAARFPATAFPVPVRFLLTFVVPVAFVTTVPAQALTGQLGVTLALTSPLVAAALLLVTRLFWRYAVASYTSASS
- a CDS encoding NADH:flavin oxidoreductase/NADH oxidase, whose protein sequence is MSEPTPLLFQPLRLAGVTLPNRVVVSPMCMYSAQGGYANDFHLVHLGQFALSGAGLVFTEATAVSPEGRISPEDLGLWDDQQIAPLGRITDFIHAQGGRVGIQLAHAGRKASTYAPWRGRGAVPTERGGWEVIGPDGAAFDPTYPTPVAMTAEDIARVTADFVAATRRAEIAGFDTVEVHAAHGYLLHEFLSPLSNSRTDAYGGSFENRTRFLLEVVRAVRAVWPTHKPLFVRVSATDWADGGWDADQTTQLAGQLLNEGVAVLDVSSGGLTTAQQITAGPGYQVPFAAQVKAAHPDLHVMAVGMIDRPEQAESILQNRDADLIAIARAFLGDPHWTQAAALALGVKPEVAAQYARSTRST
- a CDS encoding ABC transporter ATP-binding protein; translated protein: MRRVTPPAPALSARHLAQAYGDLTVLRGVSLDLHPGEVVAVTGPSGSGKSTLLHLLGGLDTPQRGEVWWAGERADTLDTQTRARRRAGRLGLVFQHHYLLDDLNVLDNVLIPGRLAGHPDAEHARSLLARVGLAGRESALPGVLSGGERQRVAVARALAARPAAVLADEPTGSLDRANAQRVAGLLVDLARETGAGVLLVTHDERLARHADRVLHLLDGQFTDELPDYD
- a CDS encoding Crp/Fnr family transcriptional regulator translates to MSRLETLKRNPLLRDVPDAALTELAGIVTERHLSSGEVLISQDDRGEALHLLTEGVVRISRVSLGSRERVMGDVYAPGVLGETAVLSLSSERSATVTALTPVTTLMLYRDHFEQLLRRYPRMLWNLSRLLAERVTFLNDELIAFGMNTEAALSHVFTNLYRQRVQAGVPRPEVLPLSTQDIMLRISSSRETVSRVMRKLEKQNLVRMGAHGVTLLDPDGLDRIPLDLPDAGE
- a CDS encoding fumarylacetoacetate hydrolase family protein → MRTVRIQHAGRAQWGQLDDHTVHLTTGMTGERTGQSVPLDPAALLAPAEPTKIVCVGRNYLDHIRELGNDTGDLPKEPGIFLKGPNALAEPGGAVDRPEWSQNFHFEGELALVIGTRASQLTPDTALAHVAGYTCGLDLTARDLQKTDLQWFRAKAADRFCPLGPWLETEFDPADVRVTTRVNGEVKQDSRTSHMIFDVPAILTYVTRFVTLEPGDVVLTGTPEGVGPLQSGDTVEVEVEGIGVLTTPIG
- a CDS encoding acyl-CoA dehydrogenase family protein, which codes for MEFSLSDEQRQLQQLARDFTRKEIIPVASEYDQREELPWHVVEKAFEVGLLNVGIPEHAGGLGLGMLDECLIGEELAYGCMGIFTILMASELGITPLLVGATEEQQRRFLTPLTEKPSLAAFALSEPNNGSDAAAMHTTAVLDGDEWVINGTKMWISNGGVAELTVVFATTDRQGGHRATVALVVPKDAPGLSYNKIKHKMGQRASLTSELVFENVRVPRENQLGGLGDGFKIAMKTLDKTRIPVAAGSVGITRRALDESVKYARAREAFGKPIADFQAIQFKLAEMAMGLETGRLMYQKAAWLVDQDQPHGYESAIAKAYCSEVAVAAANEAIQVHGGYGYVGEYPVEKLLRDAKLNMIYEGTNEIQRVVIGRALLK
- the holA gene encoding DNA polymerase III subunit delta — protein: MPLIAFTGPRFLAEETLRAALAARGMNVRDLPWLAGEEVTAQELGPHLSPGLFGDGGVIVDLAGAKPDKALLELLAAAPVTVAVLDETPAATRAKVYEARGEVIPTPGPVRPGDVTGWVVARAKAMKLPLGRDAAVYLAEVFGLDLAGIAGELTKLDLLDGPLDRERVAGVVGREPPGDSFAMLGAATAGRPGEAVTQLRRLLAAGEDPFRLLGAVVWQYSLVARCVALSAQEGRVNEAVAAQRLGVKPYPAKKALEVARKLNEPKIRAHLGRILDADLAMKRGLDPAVTLERLIVQLSL
- a CDS encoding serine/threonine-protein kinase, coding for MQELSDNPALGALEPLGEHAGVLCAAAEWQSRRVFVKTLTIDDPDATLRFQHEGRVAASLDHPLIVSPLAASDRRLIFPFVAGGTLRDRLELGPLPAEQATEVVLGILHAVTYLHEQGVTHHDIKPENILLTGGEPRFWNVRLIDFGMSHSRALPLDIHSGTRMGTPHFMAPEQFRGVRGDPRSDVYSVGVLLFDCLSGHPPFEDALGWLAGLHDRLAPLPGPADLHPLLQSALSRAPAERPVSAEALRLEVCQARRRLGYTEIGPSGEHAPPCP